One part of the Anopheles merus strain MAF chromosome 3L, AmerM5.1, whole genome shotgun sequence genome encodes these proteins:
- the LOC121599688 gene encoding calpain-B-like: MHFISWWLESAEDDSDHGHSSSSIASESDCRSNTDLDAFENQPTVKDFQTLRDRCLAEGTLFEDPEFPANNFSIYHSNPPKKGEREFEWKRPGEIVPSPKFVTEGFSRFDVRQGIIGNCWFISSCSALTSHQELFERVVPLDNGQFEPDHYAGLFHFRFWQYGQWVEVIVDDRLPVGKNNQLLFISSSDKDEFWGALLEKAYAKLHGSYEALDSGTGREGMVDLTGGITEFYQLKGNEPDDLFERLESNLARRSLITAGINGNDRERVQRVNLVPQHEYSVTKVTRLDATLHMLDFGAGNAVDVRLICVRNPWGRGEWSGAWGDHSLEWIMVRDEKMEELNIVKEDGEFWMNFEDFVHHFDDVSVCYQCPGDMGKELTARYPWEMVTEMGEWKRSTTAGGSDENSFWSNPQYVLKLAHHEGHEDDPQISVTIGLMQKHHRAKGTSFLSMRLLVFPIPDHVLTDNRSLPKSFFDNVMPVETEANFETTRELVTRYKLPPGRYVVVPHTWKPQQEAEFMLRIFAEGSVTKLCYCAGDVIG, translated from the exons ATGCATTTCATTAGCTGGTGGTTAGAGTCGGCGGAGGATGATAGCGATCACGGGCACTCATCTAGTTCCATCGCTTCTGAAAGTGATTGTAGATCAAACACGGATCTTGATGCATTCGAG AATCAACCGACAGTGAAAGATTTCCAAACACTTCGAGATCGCTGCCTAGCGGAAGGTACCCTTTTTGAGGATCCCGAATTTCCCGCAAACAACTTCTCGATCTACCACTCAAATCCTCCCAAGAAAGGGGAGCGTGAATTCGAATGGAAACGGCCGGGCGAAATTGTTCCTTCGCCCAAGTTTGTCACCGAGGGCTTCTCACGGTTCGACGTGCGCCAGGGCATCATCGGTAACTGCTGGTTCATATCTTCCTGTTCCGCGCTCACCTCCCATCAGGAACTGTTCGAGCGTGTCGTCCCGCTGGACAATGGACAGTTCGAGCCCGATCACTATGCGGGGCTGTTTCACTTTCGCTTCTGGCAGTATGGCCAATGGGTGGAGGTTATAGTGGACGATCGTTTGCCGGTTGGCAAGAACAATCAGCTCCTCTTCATCAGCTCCTCCGACAAGGACGAATTCTGGGGCGCACTGTTGGAGAAAGCGTACGCCAAGCTGCACGGTTCGTACGAAGCTCTGGATAGTGGCACGGGGCGCGAAGGTATGGTGGATCTTACCGGAGGCATTACCGAGTTCTACCAGCTAAAAGGCAACGAACCGGACGATCTGTTCGAACGGCTGGAAAGCAACCTGGCTCGCCGATCACTCATAACAGCGGGCATTAATGGAAATGACAGAGAACGGGTGCAAAGAGTCAACTTGGTGCCGCAACACGAGTACTCGGTGACGAAGGTCACCAGGCTAGATGCGACCCTGCATATGCTGGACTTTGGTGCGGGAAATGCGGTCGATGTGAGGTTGATCTGTGTGCGCAATCCTTGGGGCAGGGGTGAGTGGAGCGGTGCCTGGGGCGATCACTCGCTCGAGTGGATCATGGTGCGGGACGAGAAGATGGAAGAGCTGAACATTGTCAAGGAGGATGGCGAGTTTTGGATGAATTTTGAAGATTTCGTGCACCATTTTGATGACGTCAGCGTGTGTTATCAGTGTCCGGGTGATATGGGAAAGGAACTGACGGCTCGCTATCCTTGGGAAATGGTGACCGAGATGGGCGAGTGGAAACGTTCCACCACAGCAGGTGGATCGGATGAGAATAGTTTCTGGAGCAATCCACAGTACGTTCTGAAGTTAGCGCACCATGAAGGGCATGAAGATGACCCCCAAATCAGCGTTACGATTGGACTCATGCAGAAGCATCACCGTGCGAAAGGGACCAGCTTTTTGTCGATGAGACTGCTTGTCTTTCCCATTCCCGATCATGTGCTTACCGACAACCGATCCTTACCCAAATCGTTCTTCGATAATGTCATGCCCGTAGAGACGGAAGCCAATTTCGAGACCACGCGTGAACTCGTGACCCGATATAAGCTTCCGCCCGGTAGATACGTCGTAGTTCCGCACACCTGGAAGCCGCAGCAGGAGGCAGAATTTATGTTGCGAATATTTGCCGAAGGAAGTGTGACAAAACTGTGCTACTGTGCGGGTGATGTGATCGGATGA